In the genome of Schistocerca piceifrons isolate TAMUIC-IGC-003096 chromosome X, iqSchPice1.1, whole genome shotgun sequence, one region contains:
- the LOC124723055 gene encoding tol-Pal system protein TolA-like translates to MAARIVLLLALVSVVLSRPADDVGAFEPTVRKDDMDAEGAESRSYGSHSYGHGYGSGHGHGHGHGHSVGAGLVSIAQGAVDAAHRAVAGQHVAGGQAAFQAKESLAQNAAAAAATAQAALAGKQAIVSNLERAARDAHAQLESELQQLAQAQRAATTAQQASAQAQQEVRAASAAVNAAQLSAGQAARAAQEAQAELASQSGMVAAARTRLSQAQAQLDDARADLAATQRAAVRAAAAAQTAQTNAHRHGYHGYGHGDGHAAHDGGHGAGFGFDEGFKSGFHY, encoded by the exons ATGGCCGCCAGGATAGTACTTCTTCTGGCCCTTGTCA GTGTCGTCTTGTCTAGACCAGCGGACGATGTGGGAGCATTTGAGCCAACG GTGAGAAAGGACGACATGGACGCTGAGGGCGCAGAGTCCCGCAGCTATGGCAGCCACAGCTACGGGCACGGCTACGGATCTGGCCACGGGCACGGACACGGACACGGACACAGCGTGGGTGCAGGCCTGGTGAGCATCGCACAGGGCGCCGTGGATGCTGCGCACAGGGCAGTGGCCGGCCAGCACGTGGCGGGTGGACAGGCTGCCTTCCAGGCCAAGGAGAGCCTGGCTCAgaacgccgccgccgcagcagccacgGCGCAGGCTGCGCTCGCCGGAAAGCAG GCAATCGTCTCGAACCTGGAGCGCGCAGCACGGGATGCGCACGCGCAGCTGGAGTCTGAGCTGCAGCAGCTGGCTCAGGCACAGCGCGCGGCAACGACGGCTCAGCAGGCGTCGGCACAGGCGCAGCAGGAGGTGCGCGCAGCGTCCGCAGCTGTGAACGCGGCGCAGCTGTCGGCAGGCCAGGCGGCGCGCGCCGCTCAGGAGGCGCAGGCCGAGCTGGCGTCGCAGAGCGGCATGGTGGCAGCTGCGCGCACGCGCCTCTCGCAGGCACAGGCCCAGCTGGACGACGCGCGCGCAGACCTGGCTGCCACGCAGCGCGCCGCCGTGCGCGCGGCCGCAGCGGCGCAGACTGCGCAGACCAACGCGCACCGCCACGGATATCACGGATACGGGCACGGAGACGGACACGCTGCCCACGACGGCGGCCACGGTGCCGGTTTCGGCTTCGATGAAGGCTTCAAGAGCGGCTTCCACTATTAA